From Micromonospora rhizosphaerae, the proteins below share one genomic window:
- a CDS encoding FAD binding domain-containing protein: protein MDFLQPASWSEALAAKAAHPDAMPIAGGTDVMVELNFDRRRPPGLLDLTRVGALTEWGYDGDLLRVGAGVTYRRIIDELGGVLPGLAMAARTVGSPQIRNRGTVGGNLGSASPAGDAHPPLLATDARVEVASVRGTRTVPVDEFFTEPKRSVLAPDELISAFLVAPAAGPQQFAKIGTRNAMVIAVCSFAVALHPDTRRVGTGIGSAAPTPLRAHQAEELLAAELPWRSRGPLPVPLARRFGELVAAAAAPIDDVRGTAAYRRHALAVLARRTLGWAWAQVSAHREPGGRS, encoded by the coding sequence ATGGACTTCCTGCAACCTGCCAGCTGGTCGGAGGCGCTGGCGGCGAAGGCGGCCCACCCCGACGCGATGCCGATCGCCGGGGGCACCGACGTCATGGTCGAGCTGAACTTCGACCGCCGCCGCCCGCCCGGGCTGCTCGACCTGACCCGGGTGGGCGCGCTGACCGAGTGGGGGTACGACGGTGACCTGCTGCGGGTCGGGGCCGGCGTGACCTACCGGCGGATCATCGACGAGCTCGGTGGCGTGCTCCCCGGCCTGGCGATGGCGGCGCGCACGGTCGGCTCCCCGCAGATCCGCAACCGCGGCACTGTCGGCGGCAATCTGGGTTCGGCGTCGCCGGCCGGCGACGCGCACCCGCCGCTGCTGGCCACCGACGCGCGGGTCGAGGTGGCGTCGGTCCGGGGCACCCGGACGGTGCCGGTGGACGAGTTCTTCACCGAGCCCAAGCGGTCCGTGCTGGCCCCCGACGAGCTGATCTCGGCCTTCCTGGTCGCACCGGCCGCCGGGCCGCAGCAGTTCGCCAAGATCGGCACCCGCAACGCCATGGTGATCGCGGTCTGCTCCTTCGCGGTGGCGCTACATCCCGACACGCGCCGGGTCGGCACCGGGATCGGGTCCGCCGCGCCCACGCCGCTGCGCGCCCACCAGGCCGAGGAGTTGCTCGCCGCCGAACTGCCGTGGCGCTCCCGCGGCCCGCTGCCCGTTCCACTCGCCCGGCGCTTCGGCGAACTGGTGGCCGCCGCCGCGGCGCCGATCGACGACGTACGCGGCACCGCCGCCTACCGCCGGCACGCGCTGGCCGTGCTCGCCCGGCGCACGCTCGGCTGGGCCTGGGCGCAGGTATCGGCGCATCGGGAACCGGGAGGCCGCTCGTGA
- the pucD gene encoding xanthine dehydrogenase subunit D has protein sequence MTTVQPRVSVPVQGGVGHSPHRPDGALKVAGQFAFSSDLWADDMLWGTTLRSPHPRARITGIDLTAALALPGVHAVLTAADVPGAACYGLEVADQPVLAADEVRYHGEPVAIVAADHPETARRAAARIVVDYTVLPPVTDAEAALAAGQVVRHLPIRRGDPDAVGPVVVRGEYEVGMQDQAFLGPESGLAVPAEDGGVDLFVATQWLHVDQKQVATCLGLPVDKVRITLAGVGGAFGAREDLSMQVHASMLALHTRRPVKMVYSREESFFGHVHRHPARLRYEHSATPDGRLVSVRARILLDGGAYTSTTPAVVANAATLGIGPYEVPNVVVDAYGLHTNNPPCGAMRGFGAVQACFAYESQMDKLAAALGLDPVELRIRNGMTTGSVMPTGQVVDGPAPVARLLALVRDRPAPPPATGDPRELPGGVANTTHGEGVVRGVGYAIGIKNVCFSEGYDDYATARVRLEVMGGEPAVLVHTAAAEVGQGVVTVQAQIARTELGVQRVTVATADTAVGSAGSSSASRQTYMTGGAVRAACRAVRDRLLARLPTPDLRLAGGKVVTASGTVVADLAEVIGDEPVEETVVWRHRPTHPLDPRTGQGDAHVQYAFAAHRATVDVDTELGLVRVVEIATAQDVGKAVNPQAVLGQIHGGTAQGLGLALMEEIQMVDGIVRNPSFTDYLIPTILDMPPMTVDVLELADPKAPYGLRGVGEPPTISSTPAVVAAIRAATGLALSRVPVRPEHICTPRR, from the coding sequence ATGACGACGGTGCAGCCCAGGGTGAGCGTGCCGGTCCAGGGCGGGGTGGGGCACAGTCCACACCGGCCGGACGGCGCGCTCAAGGTCGCCGGCCAGTTCGCCTTCTCCTCCGACCTGTGGGCCGACGACATGCTGTGGGGCACCACGCTGCGCAGCCCGCATCCGCGGGCCCGGATCACCGGCATCGACCTGACCGCCGCGCTCGCACTGCCCGGGGTCCACGCCGTCCTCACCGCCGCCGATGTGCCCGGCGCGGCGTGTTACGGACTCGAGGTCGCCGACCAACCGGTGCTCGCCGCCGACGAGGTGCGCTACCACGGCGAGCCGGTGGCGATCGTGGCCGCCGACCATCCGGAGACCGCCCGCCGGGCGGCCGCCCGCATCGTCGTCGACTACACGGTGCTGCCCCCGGTCACCGACGCCGAGGCGGCGCTCGCCGCCGGCCAGGTAGTCCGCCACCTGCCGATCCGGCGCGGTGACCCGGACGCCGTCGGCCCGGTCGTGGTCCGCGGCGAGTACGAGGTCGGCATGCAGGACCAGGCGTTCCTCGGGCCGGAGTCGGGTCTGGCCGTGCCGGCGGAGGACGGCGGGGTCGACCTGTTCGTTGCCACCCAGTGGCTGCACGTGGACCAGAAGCAGGTGGCGACCTGCCTCGGGCTGCCGGTCGACAAGGTGCGGATCACGCTGGCCGGGGTGGGCGGGGCGTTCGGCGCTCGCGAGGACCTGTCGATGCAGGTGCATGCCAGCATGCTGGCCCTGCACACCCGGCGCCCGGTGAAGATGGTCTACTCCCGCGAGGAGTCCTTCTTCGGGCACGTGCACCGGCACCCGGCCCGGCTCCGGTACGAACACAGCGCCACCCCCGACGGCCGGCTGGTCTCGGTGCGGGCACGCATTCTGCTCGACGGCGGGGCGTACACGTCCACCACTCCGGCGGTGGTGGCCAACGCGGCCACCCTCGGCATCGGTCCGTACGAGGTGCCGAACGTGGTGGTGGACGCCTACGGCCTCCACACCAACAACCCGCCGTGCGGCGCGATGCGCGGGTTCGGGGCGGTGCAGGCGTGCTTCGCCTACGAGTCGCAGATGGACAAGCTCGCCGCCGCGCTCGGGCTCGACCCGGTGGAACTGCGGATACGCAACGGCATGACGACCGGCTCGGTGATGCCCACCGGACAGGTCGTCGACGGCCCGGCGCCCGTGGCCCGCCTACTGGCGCTGGTCCGCGACCGGCCGGCCCCGCCCCCCGCCACCGGCGATCCGCGGGAGTTGCCGGGCGGGGTCGCCAACACCACCCACGGCGAGGGCGTGGTCCGCGGGGTCGGGTACGCCATCGGCATCAAGAACGTGTGCTTCTCCGAGGGGTACGACGACTACGCCACCGCCCGGGTCCGACTGGAGGTGATGGGCGGGGAGCCGGCGGTGCTGGTGCACACCGCCGCCGCCGAGGTCGGCCAGGGCGTGGTGACCGTGCAGGCGCAGATCGCCCGGACCGAGCTGGGCGTGCAACGGGTGACCGTGGCCACCGCCGACACCGCGGTCGGCAGCGCCGGATCCTCGTCGGCGTCACGGCAGACGTACATGACCGGTGGGGCCGTGCGCGCCGCGTGCCGTGCGGTACGGGACCGGCTGCTCGCCCGCCTGCCCACCCCCGACCTCCGGCTGGCTGGCGGCAAGGTGGTCACGGCTTCCGGGACTGTGGTCGCCGACCTGGCGGAGGTGATCGGCGACGAGCCGGTCGAGGAGACCGTGGTGTGGCGGCACCGGCCGACGCACCCGCTGGACCCCCGGACCGGCCAGGGTGACGCGCACGTCCAGTACGCCTTCGCCGCACACCGGGCCACCGTCGACGTCGACACCGAGCTGGGCCTGGTCCGGGTGGTGGAGATCGCCACCGCCCAGGACGTCGGAAAGGCGGTCAACCCGCAGGCGGTGCTCGGCCAGATCCACGGCGGCACCGCGCAGGGCCTGGGGCTCGCCCTGATGGAGGAGATCCAGATGGTCGACGGGATCGTCCGCAACCCCTCGTTCACCGACTACCTGATCCCGACGATCCTCGACATGCCGCCGATGACGGTCGACGTGCTGGAGCTGGCCGACCCAAAGGCCCCGTACGGTCTGCGCGGGGTGGGTGAGCCGCCGACCATCTCGTCCACCCCGGCGGTGGTCGCCGCGATCCGGGCGGCGACCGGCCTGGCGCTGAGCCGGGTGCCGGTACGCCCGGAACACATCTGCACACCGAGGCGATGA
- the uraD gene encoding 2-oxo-4-hydroxy-4-carboxy-5-ureidoimidazoline decarboxylase, with amino-acid sequence MIGITPGGGALAGFNRAPAGQAERDLLACCAVPEWAREVAAGRPYPSLRALVESADGGLLRLSWEQVAQALAAHPRIGERVAGTDRESAWSRREQAGMDGADAATRAALVEANRAYERRFGHIFLIFASGRTDAELLAAARDRLTNDAATERRVVHGELRRIALQRLERLVG; translated from the coding sequence GTGATCGGCATCACCCCAGGTGGCGGCGCTCTCGCCGGCTTCAACCGGGCACCGGCCGGGCAGGCCGAACGCGACCTGCTCGCCTGCTGTGCGGTGCCCGAGTGGGCCCGCGAGGTGGCCGCCGGGCGGCCGTACCCGTCTCTGCGGGCTCTGGTGGAGTCGGCCGACGGCGGCCTGCTCCGGCTCTCCTGGGAGCAGGTCGCGCAGGCGCTCGCGGCGCACCCACGGATCGGCGAGCGGGTGGCCGGCACGGACCGCGAGTCGGCCTGGTCGCGGCGGGAGCAGGCCGGCATGGACGGCGCCGACGCCGCGACGAGGGCCGCGCTGGTCGAGGCCAATCGGGCGTACGAGCGGCGCTTCGGCCACATTTTCCTGATCTTCGCCAGTGGACGTACGGACGCGGAACTGCTGGCGGCGGCGCGTGACCGGTTGACCAACGACGCCGCCACGGAGCGGCGAGTGGTGCACGGGGAACTGCGCAGGATCGCCCTGCAACGGCTGGAGAGGCTGGTCGGATGA
- the pucL gene encoding factor-independent urate hydroxylase: MGIVLGANQYGKAETRVVRVVRDGPRHDLRDLNVSTCLAGDLAATHLTGDNANILPTDSQKNTVYAFAKRHGVDQIEDFALLLARHFVTSQPAITRARVDIEEYAWQRLGPHSFQRAGGEVRTASVTVDGDGTEVVSGLTGLVLLNSTDSEFAGFVQDPYTTLPPTKDRILATAVDAHWRHGDDRAADGTGWADSYAAVRAALLAGFVETYSRSLQQTLYAMGERVLREVAGIIEVRLSLPNKHHLLVDLAPFGLDNPGEVFVATDRPYGLIEGTVRRDDAPAADGAR, encoded by the coding sequence ATGGGCATCGTGCTCGGCGCCAACCAGTACGGCAAGGCGGAAACCCGGGTCGTGCGGGTGGTCCGCGACGGGCCGCGGCACGACCTGCGCGACCTGAACGTCAGCACCTGTCTCGCCGGTGACCTCGCCGCCACCCACCTGACCGGCGACAACGCCAACATACTGCCGACCGACTCGCAGAAGAACACGGTGTACGCCTTCGCCAAGCGACACGGCGTCGACCAGATCGAGGACTTCGCACTGCTCCTCGCGCGGCATTTCGTGACGTCGCAACCGGCGATCACCCGGGCCCGGGTCGACATCGAGGAGTACGCCTGGCAACGGCTCGGTCCGCACTCGTTCCAGCGGGCGGGCGGGGAGGTGCGTACCGCGTCGGTGACCGTCGACGGCGACGGGACCGAGGTGGTGTCCGGGCTGACCGGCCTGGTGCTGCTCAACTCCACCGACTCGGAGTTCGCCGGCTTCGTGCAGGACCCGTACACCACCTTGCCGCCCACCAAGGACCGGATCCTCGCCACGGCCGTGGACGCGCACTGGCGGCACGGCGATGACCGGGCGGCAGACGGCACCGGCTGGGCCGACTCCTACGCCGCGGTGCGCGCCGCCCTGCTCGCCGGCTTCGTCGAGACGTACAGCCGCTCGCTGCAGCAGACCCTCTACGCGATGGGTGAGCGGGTGCTGCGTGAGGTCGCCGGGATCATCGAGGTGCGGCTGTCGCTGCCCAACAAGCACCACCTGCTGGTGGACCTGGCGCCGTTCGGGCTGGACAACCCCGGCGAGGTGTTCGTCGCGACCGACCGCCCGTACGGGCTGATCGAGGGCACGGTGCGCCGCGACGACGCGCCGGCGGCGGACGGGGCCCGGTGA
- a CDS encoding PucR family transcriptional regulator encodes MPQLRLSVLAGADDLDRPLTRLYITDLLDPRRYLSGGEVVLTGLMWRRAPADSETFVAACAAAGVAAIGAGDAAYGSVPADLVEACRVHQVPLFEVPVEVSFRDILDEVNPSLWARRATGLASVLVRHRGLVAAMAAGARLGDLLSPVAADLGVDCWVLTPTGRIVAGTAGLDAAGRADLAAAFVAADRLPVAVTVAGRPLTVLAVPGRPEHRLASWLLAVTAGTARAPLPDAADELVSLVALARAQADEATRVERRLADRVGSLLDSGGDLAELRARLSSCGLSPDSTFLALTASLTGLPGPAELAVAVVEEILRPCAPQTVVAGLAADRPDGVLAVVSAPAQPASTVLDTVRAGIAALVPALGAGRLAVGISGPAAGAVALPGAVEEARHAWRAAIDRPGRATVVSADELASHLLLLAGVPTDTRRAFRDRLLGPLVEYDRVHDARLVQTLETFLDCSGSWTRCAELLHVHVNTLRYRIGRVEQLTGRDLNRFEDRVDLFLALRLPG; translated from the coding sequence ATGCCACAGCTGCGGCTGTCGGTGCTGGCCGGCGCCGACGACCTGGACCGGCCGCTCACCCGCTTGTACATCACCGACCTGCTCGACCCCCGCCGGTACCTGTCCGGCGGCGAGGTCGTGCTGACGGGGTTGATGTGGCGGCGGGCGCCGGCCGACTCGGAGACCTTCGTGGCGGCCTGCGCGGCGGCCGGCGTGGCCGCGATCGGCGCCGGCGACGCGGCGTACGGCTCGGTGCCGGCGGACCTGGTCGAGGCGTGCCGGGTCCACCAGGTGCCGTTGTTCGAGGTCCCGGTCGAGGTGTCCTTCCGGGACATCCTCGACGAGGTCAACCCGTCGCTGTGGGCGCGGCGGGCGACCGGCCTGGCGTCCGTGCTGGTCCGGCACCGCGGCCTGGTTGCGGCCATGGCCGCGGGGGCGCGGCTGGGCGACCTGCTCTCGCCGGTCGCCGCCGACCTGGGCGTGGACTGCTGGGTGCTGACCCCGACCGGCCGGATCGTCGCAGGCACCGCGGGCCTGGACGCCGCCGGCCGGGCCGACCTGGCCGCGGCGTTCGTCGCGGCCGACCGGCTACCCGTGGCGGTCACTGTGGCCGGGCGGCCGCTGACCGTGCTCGCCGTGCCGGGCCGGCCCGAGCACCGGTTGGCGTCCTGGCTGCTCGCGGTGACCGCCGGTACCGCCCGCGCCCCGCTGCCCGATGCGGCCGACGAACTGGTCAGCCTGGTCGCGCTGGCGCGGGCCCAGGCCGACGAGGCGACCCGGGTGGAGCGGCGGCTCGCCGACCGGGTCGGCTCGCTGCTCGACTCCGGCGGCGATCTCGCTGAGCTGCGCGCGCGGCTGTCGTCGTGCGGGCTGTCACCGGATTCGACGTTCCTCGCCCTGACCGCGAGCCTGACCGGGCTGCCCGGGCCCGCGGAGCTGGCCGTGGCCGTGGTCGAGGAGATCCTCCGGCCGTGCGCGCCGCAGACCGTGGTCGCCGGGCTGGCCGCCGACCGACCGGACGGCGTACTCGCCGTCGTGTCCGCGCCGGCTCAGCCGGCGTCGACCGTTCTCGACACCGTACGGGCCGGGATTGCGGCGCTGGTGCCGGCGCTGGGGGCCGGCCGGCTGGCCGTCGGGATCAGCGGCCCGGCTGCGGGTGCCGTCGCGCTGCCCGGCGCGGTGGAGGAGGCCCGGCACGCGTGGCGCGCGGCGATCGACCGGCCGGGTCGGGCCACCGTCGTGTCGGCCGACGAGCTTGCCTCGCATCTGCTGCTGCTGGCCGGCGTGCCGACCGACACCCGGCGGGCGTTCCGGGACCGGCTGCTCGGCCCGCTCGTCGAGTACGACCGGGTGCACGACGCCCGCCTGGTACAGACCCTGGAAACGTTCCTGGACTGTTCCGGCTCCTGGACCCGCTGCGCGGAACTGCTCCACGTGCACGTGAACACGCTGCGGTACCGGATCGGCCGGGTCGAGCAGCTCACCGGTCGCGACCTGAACCGCTTCGAGGACCGGGTCGATCTCTTCCTCGCGCTGCGCCTGCCCGGCTGA
- a CDS encoding DUF6986 family protein, producing the protein MGKLPEGVYAELDERLGPVDATLRARYPGGRGRRQPVHTVYVPAGRVRQGLVDEWGAAALRTLTEHPPLPFAAELSDRVTAKLRREPIEDLRIDFEDGYGVRDDDTEDAAARSAVAALREGPVPPFLGLRIKSLEAATRHRAVRTLDTFLEAYLGAFATVPDTFVVTLPKVSAPEQVDAMVLLCARLERAYGLPAGALRFEVQVETPAAVLGADGTATVARLITAGGRRLSALHYGTYDYSAACGVAAAQQSLAHPVADHAKAVMQVAVAGTGVLLSDGSTNVLPVGDTEAVQAAWRLHAGLVRRSLAAGFYQGWDLHPAQLPTRFAATYAFFRDGAAAAADRLAAYLQRRAGGVLDEPATARALAGFLLRGLDCGALDPAEVGFARETLEAL; encoded by the coding sequence ATGGGAAAGCTGCCCGAGGGCGTCTACGCCGAACTCGACGAACGGCTCGGGCCGGTCGACGCGACGCTGCGGGCCCGCTACCCGGGCGGACGGGGCCGCCGCCAGCCGGTGCACACGGTTTACGTGCCGGCCGGCCGGGTCCGGCAGGGCCTGGTCGACGAGTGGGGCGCCGCGGCGCTGCGGACACTGACCGAGCACCCGCCGCTGCCGTTCGCGGCCGAGCTGTCCGACCGGGTGACTGCCAAGCTGCGGCGGGAGCCGATCGAGGATCTGCGGATCGACTTCGAGGACGGGTACGGCGTACGCGACGACGACACCGAGGACGCCGCCGCGCGGTCGGCGGTCGCGGCGCTGCGCGAAGGGCCGGTGCCGCCGTTCCTCGGGTTGCGGATCAAGAGCCTGGAGGCGGCGACCCGGCACCGGGCGGTACGCACCCTGGACACGTTCCTGGAGGCGTACCTCGGCGCGTTCGCCACCGTGCCGGACACCTTCGTGGTCACCCTGCCGAAGGTCAGCGCACCCGAGCAGGTCGACGCGATGGTGCTGCTGTGCGCACGGCTGGAGCGGGCGTACGGACTGCCGGCCGGTGCGCTGCGCTTCGAGGTGCAGGTCGAGACCCCGGCCGCGGTGCTCGGCGCCGACGGCACCGCGACCGTGGCGCGGCTGATCACCGCCGGCGGGAGGCGGCTGTCCGCCCTGCACTACGGCACGTACGACTACAGCGCCGCCTGCGGTGTGGCGGCGGCCCAGCAGAGCCTGGCGCATCCGGTGGCCGACCACGCGAAGGCGGTGATGCAGGTGGCGGTGGCAGGCACCGGCGTCCTGCTCTCCGACGGTTCGACCAACGTCCTGCCGGTGGGCGACACCGAGGCGGTCCAGGCGGCCTGGCGGCTGCACGCCGGGCTGGTCCGCCGCTCCCTGGCGGCCGGCTTCTACCAGGGCTGGGACCTGCACCCGGCCCAGTTGCCGACCCGGTTCGCCGCGACGTACGCGTTCTTCCGCGACGGCGCCGCCGCCGCGGCTGACCGCCTCGCCGCATACCTGCAACGCCGGGCGGGCGGGGTGCTCGACGAGCCGGCCACCGCCCGCGCGCTGGCCGGCTTCCTGCTGCGCGGGCTGGACTGCGGCGCCCTCGACCCGGCCGAGGTCGGTTTCGCCCGCGAAACGCTGGAAGCCCTGTGA
- a CDS encoding (2Fe-2S)-binding protein — MRITCTVNGERRDTDDVWPGESLLYLLRERLALPGAKNACEQGECGSCTIYLDGLPVCACLVAAGQAQGRTVVTVEGLSAGVGGGSPAEAGEGLPAEAGALDPVQRAFIEAGAVQCGFCTPGLVVAVHDLLARNPRPADPDIREALAGNLCRCTGYEKIMDAVRLAAGPAVPRPREARDDHH; from the coding sequence GTGAGAATCACCTGCACGGTCAACGGCGAGCGCCGCGACACCGACGACGTGTGGCCCGGCGAGAGCCTGCTCTACCTGTTGCGGGAGCGGCTCGCCCTACCCGGAGCCAAGAACGCCTGCGAGCAGGGCGAGTGCGGCTCCTGCACGATCTACCTCGACGGCCTGCCGGTCTGCGCCTGCCTGGTCGCCGCCGGGCAGGCGCAGGGCCGGACGGTGGTCACCGTCGAGGGGCTGTCCGCCGGCGTCGGCGGGGGGTCACCCGCCGAGGCCGGCGAGGGGCTGCCCGCGGAGGCCGGCGCGCTCGACCCGGTGCAGCGAGCCTTCATCGAGGCCGGCGCCGTCCAGTGTGGATTCTGTACCCCCGGGCTGGTGGTCGCGGTCCACGACCTGCTGGCCCGCAACCCGCGGCCCGCCGATCCGGACATCCGTGAGGCGCTCGCCGGCAACCTGTGCCGGTGCACCGGCTACGAGAAGATCATGGACGCGGTACGGCTGGCCGCCGGCCCCGCCGTACCGCGCCCGCGGGAGGCGCGGGATGATCATCATTGA
- a CDS encoding 8-oxoguanine deaminase codes for MIIIEGGAVATVDAEGTEHADGHVVIADDGRIVAVGTGRADVPDGDERQPAGSVRRVDATGCLVTPGLVNTHHHLYQWATRGLAQQDHLFGWLTALYPVWAGLDADVVAATTGAGLGWLALSGCTTSTDHHYVHPSGGGDLMAAQVEAAHEVGLRFHPCRGSMDLGASAGGLPPDHIVEKTDAALAATAEAVERFHDPAPDAMVRIAVAPCSPFSVTSTLMSEAATLARSMGVRLHTHLAETVEERAYCFQTHGCTPGEYAERLGWLGDDVWLAHGVHLDDATIARFAATGTAVAHCPSSNARLGTGIAPVRDLLDAGVPVGLGVDGAASQETNQLGAELRQAVYAARLRGGPAAMTAREALTLGTMGGARCLGRAGEIGSLEVGKLADLAVWRLDGLGHAGIDDPVAALVLGPPAPVELLLVGGRPVVERGELRTADERDLTRRTRRAHHALMRKVLL; via the coding sequence ATGATCATCATTGAGGGGGGTGCGGTCGCCACCGTCGACGCCGAGGGCACCGAGCACGCCGACGGTCACGTGGTGATCGCCGACGACGGGCGGATCGTGGCGGTCGGCACGGGCCGCGCCGACGTCCCCGACGGCGACGAACGCCAGCCAGCCGGGTCGGTCCGCCGGGTCGACGCCACCGGCTGCCTGGTCACCCCGGGCCTGGTCAACACCCACCACCACCTGTACCAGTGGGCCACCCGCGGATTGGCCCAGCAGGATCACCTCTTCGGCTGGCTGACCGCGCTCTACCCGGTGTGGGCCGGTCTGGACGCCGACGTGGTCGCCGCCACCACCGGCGCCGGCCTGGGCTGGCTCGCCCTGTCCGGCTGCACGACGAGCACCGACCACCACTACGTCCACCCGTCCGGCGGCGGCGACCTGATGGCCGCGCAGGTCGAGGCGGCCCACGAGGTCGGCCTGCGCTTCCACCCGTGCCGCGGCTCGATGGACCTGGGCGCCTCCGCCGGTGGGCTGCCCCCCGACCACATCGTGGAGAAGACCGACGCCGCGCTCGCCGCGACCGCGGAGGCCGTCGAACGCTTCCACGACCCCGCACCCGACGCCATGGTCCGGATCGCCGTCGCCCCCTGCTCGCCGTTCTCCGTCACCTCGACGCTGATGAGCGAGGCCGCCACGCTGGCCCGAAGCATGGGCGTCCGGCTGCACACCCACCTCGCGGAGACGGTGGAGGAGCGGGCGTACTGCTTCCAGACCCACGGCTGCACCCCGGGCGAGTACGCCGAACGCCTCGGCTGGCTCGGCGACGACGTGTGGCTGGCGCACGGCGTACACCTCGACGACGCCACCATCGCCCGCTTCGCCGCCACCGGCACCGCTGTCGCCCACTGCCCCAGCTCCAACGCGCGCCTCGGCACCGGGATCGCCCCGGTCCGTGACCTGCTCGACGCGGGCGTACCGGTGGGCCTGGGGGTGGACGGGGCCGCCTCGCAGGAGACCAACCAGCTCGGCGCCGAGCTGCGCCAGGCGGTGTACGCCGCGCGGCTGCGGGGCGGACCAGCGGCGATGACCGCCCGCGAGGCGCTCACCCTGGGCACCATGGGCGGGGCCCGCTGCCTCGGCCGCGCCGGTGAGATCGGCTCGCTGGAGGTGGGCAAGCTCGCCGACCTCGCCGTCTGGCGGCTCGACGGGCTGGGTCATGCCGGCATCGACGACCCGGTGGCCGCGCTCGTCCTCGGCCCACCCGCTCCGGTGGAGCTGCTGCTGGTCGGCGGGCGGCCGGTCGTGGAGCGCGGCGAGCTGCGCACGGCCGACGAGCGCGACCTGACGCGGCGTACCCGGCGGGCCCATCACGCGCTGATGAGGAAGGTACTGCTATGA
- the uraH gene encoding hydroxyisourate hydrolase translates to MRYAAISTHVLDTVRGEPARGVPVRLERAGAEGWTAVADGHTDADGRLRDWVPEPHWGAGGYRLVFAVGAHLGPDAFFAEITVAFQVHDPARHHHVPLLLSPYGYTTYRGS, encoded by the coding sequence ATGAGGTACGCCGCGATCTCCACCCATGTGCTCGACACGGTGCGTGGTGAGCCGGCGCGCGGCGTACCGGTCCGGTTGGAGCGCGCCGGGGCGGAGGGCTGGACCGCCGTCGCGGACGGACACACCGACGCCGACGGCCGGCTGCGCGACTGGGTGCCGGAGCCGCACTGGGGCGCCGGCGGGTACCGGCTGGTGTTCGCCGTGGGCGCCCACCTCGGGCCGGATGCCTTCTTCGCCGAGATCACGGTGGCCTTCCAGGTCCACGATCCGGCCCGGCACCACCACGTGCCGCTGCTGCTCAGCCCGTACGGCTACACCACCTACCGAGGGAGTTGA